The Gloeobacter violaceus PCC 7421 DNA window AGGGCGGGGCCTTCAAGGCGGCTGAGCGGCCCCAGGCGGGTGCGGTCGTAGACGGGCACCGGTTGAAAGTCCCCGTCAAACCAGGCAAGGCGCTCTGCCGGCGGCCCATCTTGATCGCCAGCCTCAGCCGACAGCTCCGGCAAGGCCACCGGCTCGGTGGCCACCAGCCGCGCCTGTACCAGTTCAATCGCCTGGGCCGGATCCGACCAGCCGTATCGGCGGGCATGCGCTTCATGAAAGGTGGCGGCGACAGCTTCGAGATTTTGCTCTAGATCTACCGGCACCGTGAGTTCGAACGACTGGCCGCGGTAGTGCACATCGGCAAAGTACGCACGCTCGGCAAGCTCCGGTGGCACCTGAGCGGCCAGGGCAGTGAATTCGCTTCGCCACGGTTCGTCCAGATCCGACAGCCGCCGCAGCACGGCACGGGAGAAATCTCGCCTCAATGGGGAGACGGCAAGCCCCAGGGCGGAGAGCACTCCTCCCGCCTCGGGCACCAACACCCGCCAAATCCCCAGATGCGCGGCCAGGTCGCAGCCGTGCATCGGCCCGGCCCCCCCGAAAGCCAGTAGCGCCAGGGCGCGCGGATCGATCCCCCGCTCCACCGACATTACCCGCAAGGCCGCGACCATGTGGGCGTTCGCCACCGCCCGGATACCGACCGCCGTGCGCTCGACCCCCAGGCCGAGTTTGTCTGCAAGCCGCTCAAGGGCGGCGGTAGCGGCGGATTTGTCGATCTGGAGCGCTCCGCCCAACACCGCCCCGTCCGCCAGATAGCCAAGAAACACATTGGCGTCGGTGACGGTGGGTTCGGTTCCTCCCCGGCCGTAGGCCGCAGGACCGGGGATGGAACCGGCCGAATGGGGACCGACCCGCAGCGCGCCGCCGCCGTCGGCCCAGGCCACCGAGCCGCCCCCCGCGCTCACGGTGTGGATGTCGATCTGCGGCAGTCGTACCGGGTACCCCACCACCACCGCCTCGGCACTGGTCTGGGGCCGGCCCCGCAAGATGAGCGACACGTCGGTGCTGGTGCCGCCCATGTCGAAGGTGAGCACATCGGCGAACCCCGATTGGGCCGCCACGAAGGCCGCTCCGC harbors:
- a CDS encoding hydantoinase/oxoprolinase family protein, with product MGQIRLGVDVGGTFTDLVAVVEGTVITAKVPTTADQSEGVIEAFARTGLAGDAVGVFAHGMTVATNALLEGKGASTAFVTTEGFRDLLRIGRQNRPHLYDLTQPRPRPLVAREHCFTVRERMGPAGVVIPLENQELAVLVTKLEPLIAAGAIESVAVGFLFAFGHSEHEQAVARTLQKAFPQVHLSLSSEVAPEFREYERFSTTVVDAYLSPKLRYYLDRLVQRCRERQLPVPLIMQSSGGVTTIERARGAAALLSGPAGGVRGAAFVAAQSGFADVLTFDMGGTSTDVSLILRGRPQTSAEAVVVGYPVRLPQIDIHTVSAGGGSVAWADGGGALRVGPHSAGSIPGPAAYGRGGTEPTVTDANVFLGYLADGAVLGGALQIDKSAATAALERLADKLGLGVERTAVGIRAVANAHMVAALRVMSVERGIDPRALALLAFGGAGPMHGCDLAAHLGIWRVLVPEAGGVLSALGLAVSPLRRDFSRAVLRRLSDLDEPWRSEFTALAAQVPPELAERAYFADVHYRGQSFELTVPVDLEQNLEAVAATFHEAHARRYGWSDPAQAIELVQARLVATEPVALPELSAEAGDQDGPPAERLAWFDGDFQPVPVYDRTRLGPLSRLEGPALIEMPEATVVVPLGWQGVIDQCGTLILEFQTAREDVQIG